A single genomic interval of Fimbriimonadaceae bacterium harbors:
- a CDS encoding TolC family protein gives MICRVLLSIVLVGTAGLGLPDQTTWAGETSPTAYALPDILALAMRHNPTLAGVEGFVKQSQGQQIAAGAYPNPSITGIAGRGAIRDPSTGTHVTERTFTVEQPLEWTGKRQARQEAADAGVAGANAALEDARLSLLADVKIAFYHLLFGQRDVDLATQNVMNVEEVLRTVQARVAAGEATSFDSLKAGVEVQKAKKEVARAHNALLVAKARLNTLTAGSLGKDFSVRGDFHRPRQGIDTDGLAAQALEQHPAIRRVSKLQEQADHTLRFEREARVPNVSVIGSYHREAGDESVTAGLALPLPLWYRRQGEIQSALGAKHRADAERVRAQQELEQAITQHTQEVHTAQEQLSLFETGLLKQAEQTLTLARTSFRHGAASLLDVLDAQRVFRQTQLEYAQVRADLSIALARLERALGTSL, from the coding sequence ATGATCTGTCGTGTGCTTCTTTCCATCGTCCTGGTCGGCACAGCCGGGCTTGGCCTGCCTGACCAGACAACCTGGGCCGGAGAAACCAGCCCCACCGCATACGCACTGCCCGACATTCTTGCCCTGGCCATGCGGCACAATCCCACGCTGGCCGGAGTCGAGGGCTTCGTCAAACAAAGCCAGGGTCAACAGATCGCGGCCGGCGCCTATCCCAATCCGTCCATCACCGGTATCGCCGGGCGCGGGGCGATTCGTGACCCGAGTACCGGAACGCATGTCACCGAGCGGACGTTCACCGTGGAACAACCGCTTGAATGGACGGGCAAACGCCAGGCCCGCCAGGAGGCAGCCGATGCCGGTGTGGCCGGAGCCAATGCCGCTCTGGAAGACGCCCGCCTCTCGCTACTCGCCGATGTAAAAATTGCGTTCTACCACCTCCTCTTCGGCCAACGCGATGTCGACCTGGCCACCCAGAATGTGATGAATGTGGAAGAGGTCTTGCGCACGGTGCAGGCGCGTGTGGCGGCCGGCGAAGCCACCTCCTTCGACAGCTTGAAAGCCGGAGTCGAGGTACAGAAGGCCAAGAAGGAAGTGGCCAGGGCACACAATGCGTTGCTGGTGGCCAAGGCGCGTCTGAATACCCTCACGGCCGGATCGCTCGGCAAGGACTTTTCCGTTCGAGGCGACTTTCACCGGCCCAGGCAGGGCATCGATACAGACGGGTTGGCGGCGCAGGCATTGGAACAACACCCGGCCATTCGACGTGTCAGCAAACTACAGGAGCAGGCCGACCACACGCTGCGCTTCGAGCGCGAGGCCCGTGTGCCCAATGTCAGCGTCATCGGCAGTTACCATCGCGAGGCGGGGGATGAATCCGTCACAGCCGGCCTGGCCCTGCCCCTTCCGCTCTGGTACCGGCGACAAGGCGAAATTCAATCCGCACTCGGCGCCAAACATCGGGCCGACGCGGAACGGGTGCGGGCGCAACAGGAATTAGAGCAGGCCATCACCCAACATACTCAGGAGGTACACACGGCGCAGGAGCAGCTCTCCCTCTTCGAAACCGGTTTGCTCAAACAGGCCGAGCAGACGCTGACGCTGGCACGCACGAGTTTCCGCCATGGCGCAGCCAGTCTTCTGGACGTGCTGGACGCGCAGCGGGTGTTCCGACAGACCCAACTCGAATATGCCCAGGTGCGGGCCGACCTCTCCATCGCCTTGGCCCGTTTGGAGCGTGCACTGGGAACCTCATTATGA